A stretch of Flavobacterium sp. N1994 DNA encodes these proteins:
- a CDS encoding reprolysin-like metallopeptidase: MKFKLLIVTLLVASSFSFAQNKSSVWTATTKKSNMVALESRMQLPEKNLFNLDLLSLKASLSNVPSRMATSKSNTIFSIPNAEGVLENYRVYENSNMDPALAARYPEIKSYIGIGIDNPTAKAYFSVSPLGFKSMVISGDKSAVFIEPISADLGTYTVYRKSDKAQSLTRFECSVIDVATPQVNASTARPNADDALMRTFRLAMSCTGEYTTYFGGTKALALAAINNSLTRCNGVFENDFGARLVLIANTDLVIYTNASTDPYSAAASMSSWNSQLQSTLTSVIGEANYDIGHLFGASGGGGNAGCIGCICVNGSKGSGITSPADGIPSGDNFDIDYVAHEMGHQMGANHTFTHSNEGSGVQMEPGSGSTIMGYAGITSLDVQPHSDPFFHAVSIQQVTNNIKAKTCSINIATGNAIPTANAGLDYTIPKSTPFMLTASATDANGDALTYNWEEMDNQTTSAAPSATKTTGVDFRSYNSSASPTRYFPRMASVLTGATTTAGTELTVEALPSVARTLNFRVTVRDNHAGGPANNSDDMIVTVNATAGPFSVTSPNTAVSYAGGSSQTVTWAVAGTTANGVNCANVDILLSTDAGNTWSTLLAATPNDGTEAVTIPNTPGTTNRIMVKGTNHIFFDVSNANFTITAGSTDTVAPTAPTLSASGTTQTTTNLSWSGATDNVAVTSYDVYKDGVLLGSTASTSFVVSGLANTTTYVFTVKAKDAAGNASAASNAVSVTTLAPAPDTTAPTAPTLSASGTTLTSTVLSWSGATDNVAVTGYDVYQGGVLKTSTTSTTLTVTGLSSSTAYTFYVQAKDAAGNISLASNTVTVTTLTPDTTVPTTPTLSASGTTATTTNLSWTGATDNVAVTGYDVYKGGVFLASTTTASYAVTGLTASTAYTFTVRAKDAAGNASPDSNSVSVTTLANTVTYCASTSSITTDERIGKVVFGTISNTSTGTAGYENFTALSTNAVRGTAYTITITPTWTSTVYKEGYAVWIDYNGNGVFTDAGEKVWTKAASTTTPVSGTFTIPTTATLGATRMRVQMSYNATPTSSCQSITYGQVEDYTVNITATARIDETANTGISFNLYPNPVKGDMLNISNLEAPSTYRIFNMMGQELGNGKIENDAIYVGGLKTGTFLIEVSNGSSSTTKRFIKE, translated from the coding sequence ATGAAATTTAAATTACTCATTGTTACTTTGTTAGTGGCCTCAAGTTTTTCTTTTGCACAGAACAAAAGCTCAGTGTGGACTGCTACTACAAAAAAGAGTAACATGGTTGCTCTTGAATCAAGAATGCAACTTCCAGAAAAAAACCTTTTTAACTTAGACCTTCTAAGCTTAAAGGCAAGCTTAAGTAATGTACCATCTAGAATGGCAACCTCCAAATCAAACACCATCTTTTCTATTCCAAATGCTGAAGGTGTTTTAGAAAATTATCGTGTTTATGAAAATTCCAATATGGATCCTGCGTTAGCTGCAAGATATCCTGAAATTAAATCTTACATCGGAATCGGAATTGATAACCCAACAGCTAAAGCTTATTTTAGTGTTTCTCCATTAGGTTTCAAATCTATGGTAATTTCTGGTGATAAATCTGCTGTTTTTATCGAGCCTATTTCTGCTGATTTAGGAACTTACACTGTTTATAGAAAATCAGATAAAGCACAATCACTTACTCGTTTTGAGTGTAGCGTTATAGACGTAGCTACTCCACAAGTAAATGCTAGTACTGCAAGACCAAATGCTGACGATGCATTAATGAGAACATTCCGTTTAGCGATGTCTTGTACTGGAGAATACACTACTTATTTTGGTGGAACTAAAGCATTAGCCTTAGCAGCAATCAATAATTCCCTAACAAGATGTAATGGCGTTTTTGAAAATGATTTCGGAGCACGTTTGGTTCTTATAGCAAATACCGATTTAGTGATTTATACTAATGCCTCAACAGATCCATATTCAGCAGCAGCTAGTATGTCAAGTTGGAATTCACAATTACAATCAACACTAACTTCTGTCATTGGAGAAGCTAACTACGATATCGGTCACTTATTCGGTGCTTCTGGTGGTGGTGGAAATGCAGGCTGTATCGGTTGTATCTGTGTAAACGGTTCAAAAGGAAGTGGGATCACTTCTCCTGCAGATGGAATCCCTTCTGGAGATAATTTCGATATTGATTACGTAGCGCACGAAATGGGTCACCAAATGGGTGCTAACCATACTTTCACTCACAGTAATGAAGGAAGTGGTGTTCAAATGGAACCAGGCTCAGGATCAACTATCATGGGATATGCTGGTATTACTTCATTAGACGTTCAACCTCACTCGGATCCATTTTTCCACGCCGTTAGTATCCAACAAGTAACTAACAACATTAAAGCCAAAACTTGCTCGATAAACATTGCTACTGGAAATGCTATTCCAACAGCAAACGCAGGTTTAGATTATACTATCCCTAAAAGTACTCCATTCATGCTAACAGCTTCTGCTACTGATGCTAATGGAGACGCTCTTACCTATAACTGGGAAGAAATGGACAACCAAACTACTTCTGCTGCACCAAGTGCTACTAAAACAACTGGAGTAGATTTCAGATCTTATAATTCTTCAGCTTCTCCAACGAGATATTTCCCAAGAATGGCTTCCGTTTTAACAGGAGCAACAACAACAGCTGGAACTGAACTTACTGTAGAAGCTCTACCATCTGTAGCTAGAACATTAAACTTTAGAGTAACCGTTCGTGATAATCACGCTGGTGGACCTGCTAATAATAGTGACGATATGATTGTTACTGTTAATGCAACTGCTGGACCTTTTAGCGTAACTTCTCCAAATACTGCTGTTTCTTATGCTGGAGGAAGTTCTCAAACAGTAACTTGGGCTGTAGCAGGGACAACGGCAAACGGCGTAAACTGCGCTAATGTTGATATTCTTTTATCTACTGATGCAGGAAATACTTGGTCTACTTTATTAGCGGCTACTCCAAATGACGGAACAGAAGCAGTTACTATTCCAAATACTCCTGGAACAACAAACAGAATCATGGTAAAAGGAACAAATCATATTTTCTTTGACGTTTCTAATGCTAACTTCACAATTACAGCTGGTTCAACTGATACAGTAGCTCCAACTGCTCCAACTTTATCTGCTTCAGGAACTACTCAAACTACAACAAATTTATCTTGGTCTGGTGCTACTGATAACGTAGCCGTTACAAGTTATGATGTATATAAAGATGGTGTTTTATTAGGATCAACTGCTTCAACATCTTTTGTTGTCTCTGGTTTAGCTAATACTACTACTTATGTTTTCACAGTTAAAGCTAAAGATGCTGCAGGTAATGCTTCAGCTGCAAGTAACGCAGTTAGTGTAACTACATTAGCTCCTGCTCCTGATACAACAGCTCCAACAGCTCCTACATTATCAGCTTCTGGAACTACTTTAACTTCTACCGTTTTATCTTGGTCAGGTGCTACGGATAACGTTGCAGTAACTGGATATGACGTATACCAAGGTGGAGTATTAAAAACTTCAACTACTTCAACTACACTTACAGTAACTGGATTGTCATCTTCTACAGCTTATACATTCTATGTACAAGCTAAAGATGCTGCTGGAAATATTTCTCTAGCAAGTAATACCGTTACAGTAACCACCTTAACTCCTGATACAACGGTACCAACGACACCAACATTATCAGCTTCTGGAACTACTGCAACTACAACTAATCTTTCTTGGACTGGTGCTACTGATAACGTAGCCGTAACTGGATATGACGTATATAAAGGTGGCGTTTTCTTAGCTTCAACTACAACGGCTTCTTATGCTGTAACTGGCTTAACTGCTTCTACAGCTTACACTTTCACAGTAAGAGCTAAAGATGCTGCAGGAAATGCTTCTCCAGATAGTAACTCAGTAAGTGTAACAACTCTTGCTAATACAGTAACCTATTGTGCTTCTACATCAAGTATCACTACGGATGAAAGAATCGGAAAAGTGGTTTTCGGAACCATTAGCAATACTTCAACAGGAACTGCAGGTTATGAAAATTTCACAGCGCTTTCAACAAATGCCGTTAGAGGTACTGCTTACACTATCACAATTACACCAACATGGACTAGCACAGTATACAAAGAAGGATATGCTGTTTGGATTGACTACAACGGAAATGGTGTATTCACTGATGCTGGAGAAAAAGTTTGGACAAAAGCGGCTTCTACAACAACTCCTGTAAGCGGAACATTTACTATTCCAACTACCGCTACTTTAGGGGCAACAAGAATGAGAGTACAAATGAGTTACAATGCCACTCCTACTTCTTCTTGTCAGTCTATCACTTACGGTCAAGTAGAAGATTATACAGTAAACATCACAGCTACTGCTAGAATTGATGAAACTGCTAACACTGGAATTTCATTCAATCTTTATCCTAATCCTGTAAAAGGAGATATGTTAAACATCTCTAATCTTGAAGCTCCTTCAACTTACAGAATCTTCAATATGATGGGGCAAGAATTAGGAAATGGTAAAATTGAAAATGATGCAATTTACGTGGGTGGATTAAAAACAGGAACGTTCTTAATCGAAGTATCTAACGGATCTTCATCTACAACAAAACGTTTTATCAAAGAATAA
- a CDS encoding alpha/beta hydrolase family protein, with product MKKLLLLIISTMSITASAQQVLSPEGLWKIGRVSPLGISKDGKSIVYKVASPSVEENKSNSKFYTIPVTGGTAVEVKEEQTKELLNDKNVSPDGKYILSNQEVKTENVLGKDFYPELDKSEAQIYDGLDYRHWDTWNNGTHNHVFFAINKQNAEPVDIMKGEPYDAPQKPFGGDEDYIWSPNSKSIIYVSKKKFGTAYAISTNTDLYEYNIETKTTKNLTENNPGYDTNPAFSPNGDLTWLQMKRDGYEADKNDIIVSFKGMNMNLTANWDGSVESFKWSPDGKKVYFTAAVDGTLQVFEVNFPGLTKIAVTVKQVTNGDFDAHDIVGFSGDNIIISRTDMNHAAEIYAYNQKKKAFTQLTKTNDEFYAKLNLPKFERRYVNTTDGKKMLVWVILPPNFDKTKKYPTLLYCQGGPQSPLTQFYSFRWNFSLMASQGYIVVAPNRRGMYGHGQEWNEQISKDWGGQVMNDYLSAIDDVAKENYVDKARLGCVGASYGGYSVFYLAGIHNNRFKTFIAHDGVFNTQSMFGTTEEVFFNNWDFGGNYWDKNNTVAQKAYNQFNPINFVDKWNTPILIVQGGKDYRVPIGQAQEAFQAAQLRGIKSRLLYLPEENHWVLKPQNAIVWQREFYKWLKETL from the coding sequence ATGAAAAAACTCCTTTTATTAATCATTAGTACAATGAGCATAACCGCATCAGCACAACAAGTTTTATCTCCAGAAGGATTATGGAAAATTGGCAGAGTATCTCCTCTCGGAATTTCTAAAGACGGAAAATCTATTGTCTACAAAGTAGCATCTCCTTCCGTAGAAGAAAATAAATCGAATTCCAAATTCTATACTATACCCGTAACTGGCGGAACTGCAGTAGAAGTTAAAGAAGAACAAACCAAAGAATTACTAAACGATAAAAACGTTTCCCCTGACGGAAAATATATCCTTTCCAATCAAGAAGTGAAAACCGAAAACGTATTAGGAAAAGATTTTTATCCCGAATTAGACAAATCAGAAGCTCAAATCTACGACGGACTAGATTACCGCCACTGGGATACCTGGAATAACGGAACGCATAACCATGTTTTCTTCGCTATCAACAAACAGAATGCTGAGCCTGTAGACATCATGAAAGGGGAACCATACGATGCTCCTCAAAAACCTTTTGGCGGCGATGAAGATTATATTTGGTCTCCCAACAGTAAAAGCATAATCTATGTTTCCAAAAAGAAATTCGGTACTGCCTATGCAATCTCTACGAATACCGATTTGTATGAATACAATATCGAAACAAAAACCACAAAAAATCTAACCGAAAACAATCCTGGTTATGATACTAATCCTGCCTTTTCTCCAAATGGCGATTTAACCTGGTTACAAATGAAACGCGATGGCTACGAAGCGGATAAAAACGACATCATCGTTAGTTTCAAAGGAATGAACATGAATCTAACTGCTAACTGGGATGGTTCTGTAGAAAGTTTTAAATGGAGTCCCGACGGTAAAAAAGTATATTTTACGGCAGCCGTTGACGGAACGCTACAAGTATTTGAAGTAAATTTCCCAGGCCTAACCAAAATAGCCGTTACCGTAAAACAAGTAACCAATGGTGATTTTGATGCACATGATATAGTAGGTTTCTCTGGAGATAATATCATCATTTCAAGAACCGATATGAATCATGCCGCAGAAATTTATGCCTATAACCAAAAGAAAAAAGCATTCACGCAATTAACCAAAACCAATGACGAGTTCTACGCCAAATTAAACTTACCAAAATTCGAGAGAAGATACGTAAACACTACCGATGGTAAAAAAATGTTAGTGTGGGTCATTCTACCTCCTAATTTTGATAAAACCAAAAAATATCCAACCCTATTATATTGCCAAGGCGGACCTCAATCTCCTTTAACACAGTTCTACTCTTTCCGTTGGAATTTCTCTTTAATGGCTTCTCAAGGCTATATTGTAGTAGCTCCTAACAGAAGAGGAATGTACGGACATGGTCAAGAATGGAACGAACAAATCTCTAAAGACTGGGGCGGACAAGTAATGAACGATTACCTTTCCGCTATTGATGATGTGGCCAAAGAAAACTATGTAGATAAAGCTCGTTTAGGATGTGTTGGCGCAAGCTATGGTGGATATTCTGTATTCTATCTTGCCGGAATCCACAACAACCGTTTCAAAACTTTTATCGCTCATGACGGTGTATTCAACACACAAAGCATGTTCGGAACTACAGAAGAAGTGTTCTTCAACAACTGGGATTTCGGTGGCAATTATTGGGATAAAAATAATACGGTGGCCCAAAAAGCATACAACCAATTCAATCCTATCAACTTCGTAGACAAATGGAACACGCCAATCCTTATCGTACAAGGAGGTAAAGATTACCGTGTGCCAATAGGACAAGCGCAAGAAGCCTTCCAAGCAGCTCAACTACGCGGCATAAAAAGTCGTCTACTTTACTTACCCGAAGAAAACCACTGGGTACTAAAACCTCAAAACGCCATAGTGTGGCAACGCGAGTTTTACAAATGGTTGAAAGAAACTTTATAA
- a CDS encoding helix-turn-helix domain-containing protein, translating into MLFLNITEVCKVRQIERPYSFLVKVGISPHTASDIVKGYSRSIRMDHIEKICEALHCEPSDLFAYKPDNTNKLAKNHPLNKLIQKTNDVNLQQLLKTIPLEKLKEFAESVKNSKEE; encoded by the coding sequence ATGCTATTCCTAAACATTACCGAAGTATGTAAGGTCCGCCAAATCGAAAGACCATATTCCTTTTTAGTCAAAGTGGGTATATCTCCACACACTGCCAGTGATATTGTAAAAGGGTATTCGCGATCCATCCGAATGGACCACATTGAGAAGATATGCGAAGCACTGCACTGTGAACCTAGCGACCTATTTGCATACAAACCAGACAACACTAACAAACTAGCCAAAAACCATCCGCTAAATAAACTAATCCAAAAAACTAACGATGTCAATTTACAGCAACTGCTCAAAACAATACCGCTCGAAAAACTAAAAGAATTTGCAGAGTCTGTTAAAAACTCCAAAGAAGAATAA
- the accC gene encoding acetyl-CoA carboxylase biotin carboxylase subunit, with product MFKKILIANRGEIALRVIRTCREMGIKTVAVYSTADAESLHVKFADEAVCIGPPPSNLSYLKMSNIIAAAEITNADAIHPGYGFLSENAKFSKICQEHGIKFIGASPEMIDRMGDKASAKATMKAAGVPCVPGSEGLLESFEEAQRLSKEMGYPVMLKATAGGGGKGMRAVWKEEDLLKAWEGARQESAAAFGNDGMYLEKLIEEPRHIEIQVVGDSYGKACHLSERDCSVQRRHQKLTEETPSPFMTDELRHKMGEAAVKAAEFIKYEGAGTVEFLVDKHRNFYFMEMNTRIQVEHPITEQVIDYDLIREQILVAAGVPISGKNYLPQLHSIECRINAEDPYNDFRPSPGKITVLHAPGGHGVRLDTHVYAGYTIPPNYDSMIAKLITTAQTREEAINKMKRALDEFYIEGVKTTIPFHRQLMDEPDYVAGNYTTKFMESFKMNDPE from the coding sequence ATGTTTAAAAAAATATTAATTGCCAATAGAGGAGAAATAGCGCTTCGCGTTATTAGAACTTGTCGTGAAATGGGCATTAAAACCGTAGCGGTTTATTCTACAGCGGATGCTGAGAGTTTGCACGTTAAATTTGCTGACGAAGCGGTTTGTATTGGTCCTCCTCCAAGTAATCTTTCTTATTTAAAGATGTCAAATATCATAGCGGCTGCTGAAATTACTAATGCAGATGCTATTCATCCTGGCTATGGTTTTCTATCTGAAAATGCTAAGTTTTCTAAAATTTGTCAAGAGCATGGTATCAAATTTATTGGTGCTTCGCCTGAGATGATTGATAGAATGGGAGATAAAGCTTCGGCAAAAGCTACTATGAAAGCTGCTGGAGTTCCGTGTGTTCCTGGTTCTGAAGGTTTATTAGAATCATTTGAAGAAGCCCAAAGACTTTCTAAAGAGATGGGTTATCCTGTGATGTTGAAAGCAACAGCTGGTGGTGGTGGAAAAGGAATGCGTGCGGTTTGGAAAGAAGAGGATTTACTCAAAGCTTGGGAAGGTGCTCGTCAAGAATCGGCGGCTGCTTTTGGGAATGATGGGATGTATTTAGAGAAATTGATTGAAGAGCCTCGTCATATTGAAATACAAGTAGTGGGTGATTCTTATGGAAAAGCTTGTCACTTATCAGAAAGAGATTGTTCTGTTCAACGTCGTCATCAAAAATTGACTGAGGAGACTCCGTCTCCTTTTATGACTGATGAATTGCGTCACAAGATGGGTGAAGCTGCAGTTAAAGCGGCAGAATTTATTAAATATGAAGGCGCTGGAACGGTGGAGTTCTTAGTGGATAAGCATAGAAATTTCTATTTTATGGAGATGAATACGCGTATCCAAGTGGAGCATCCTATTACGGAGCAAGTTATTGATTATGATTTGATTCGCGAGCAGATATTAGTGGCGGCTGGAGTGCCTATTTCGGGTAAAAATTATTTACCACAGTTGCACTCGATTGAATGTCGTATTAATGCTGAGGATCCTTATAATGATTTTCGTCCTTCGCCAGGTAAGATTACGGTTTTGCATGCGCCAGGAGGTCATGGAGTGCGTTTAGATACTCACGTTTACGCGGGTTATACGATTCCGCCAAACTATGACTCTATGATTGCTAAGTTGATTACTACAGCACAAACTAGAGAAGAAGCTATCAATAAGATGAAGCGTGCTTTGGATGAGTTTTACATTGAAGGTGTTAAAACTACGATTCCGTTTCACAGACAGTTGATGGATGAACCAGATTATGTGGCTGGAAATTATACTACGAAATTTATGGAGAGTTTTAAGATGAACGATCCGGAATAA
- the accB gene encoding acetyl-CoA carboxylase biotin carboxyl carrier protein, translating to MDLKEIQNLIKFVSNSGVAEVKLETGDIKITIRTTLEGNSHDITYVQQAPMQQAIAAPAAAPVAAAPVTAAPTADDNSKYVTIKSPMIGTFYRKPSPDKPVFVEVGSTIGKGDVLCVVEAMKLFNEIEAEISGKIVKILVDDMSPVEFDQPLFLVDPS from the coding sequence ATGGATTTAAAAGAAATTCAAAACCTAATCAAATTTGTATCCAATTCTGGAGTTGCAGAAGTGAAATTAGAAACGGGCGATATAAAGATTACCATCAGAACTACATTAGAAGGTAACTCTCACGATATAACTTATGTACAACAAGCACCAATGCAACAAGCTATAGCTGCTCCTGCTGCTGCTCCAGTTGCTGCCGCTCCGGTTACTGCTGCTCCTACTGCTGATGATAATTCAAAATATGTTACTATAAAATCACCGATGATTGGAACGTTCTATCGTAAACCATCACCAGACAAACCTGTTTTTGTTGAAGTGGGTAGTACTATTGGTAAAGGAGATGTTCTTTGTGTGGTTGAGGCTATGAAATTATTTAACGAAATTGAAGCTGAAATTTCCGGAAAAATCGTTAAAATTTTGGTTGATGATATGTCACCAGTAGAGTTTGATCAACCTTTATTCTTAGTTGACCCTTCATAA
- a CDS encoding beta-ketoacyl-ACP synthase III: MTTITAAITAVGAYVPEFVLSNQVLETMVDTNDEWITTRTGIKERRLLKEKGKGTSFMAIKAAQDLISKANINPAEIDLVIMATATPDMPVAATGVYVASQIGAVNAFAYDLQAACSSFLYGMSNAAAYIQSGRYKKVLLIGADKMSSIIDYTDRATCIIFGDGAGAVLFEPNTEGLGLQDEFLRSDGIGREYLKIDAGGSILPPSAETVANGQHFVFQDGKTVFKYAVSGMADVSEKIMERNNLTKDDVNWLIAHQANKRIIDATASRMGLDENKVLVNIHRYGNTTSATLPLLLSDFEDKLKKGDNLIFAAFGGGFTWGSIYLKWAYNKQ; encoded by the coding sequence ATGACTACAATTACAGCCGCAATAACCGCAGTTGGAGCCTATGTTCCAGAATTTGTACTCTCAAATCAAGTACTGGAAACCATGGTTGATACCAATGACGAATGGATTACCACTCGTACAGGAATCAAAGAAAGAAGACTTTTAAAAGAAAAAGGAAAAGGCACTTCTTTTATGGCTATCAAAGCCGCTCAAGATTTAATTTCTAAAGCCAATATCAACCCTGCTGAAATAGACTTAGTCATTATGGCCACTGCTACGCCAGATATGCCTGTAGCTGCTACGGGAGTTTATGTGGCTTCTCAAATAGGTGCAGTAAATGCTTTTGCCTATGACTTGCAAGCTGCTTGTTCTAGTTTTCTTTACGGAATGTCAAATGCTGCTGCTTATATTCAATCTGGGAGATACAAAAAAGTATTGTTGATTGGGGCTGATAAAATGTCTTCTATTATCGATTATACGGATAGAGCTACTTGTATCATCTTTGGAGATGGAGCAGGAGCTGTTTTATTTGAGCCTAATACTGAAGGTCTTGGATTGCAAGATGAGTTTTTAAGAAGTGACGGAATTGGTAGAGAGTATCTTAAAATAGATGCTGGTGGATCGATACTTCCTCCTTCTGCTGAAACGGTTGCTAATGGGCAACACTTTGTTTTTCAAGATGGTAAAACCGTTTTTAAATATGCAGTTTCAGGAATGGCTGATGTGAGTGAGAAAATCATGGAACGTAACAATCTTACTAAAGATGATGTGAATTGGTTAATTGCCCACCAAGCAAATAAAAGAATCATTGATGCTACTGCCAGTAGAATGGGACTGGATGAAAATAAAGTATTGGTAAACATCCATAGATATGGAAATACTACCTCAGCAACATTGCCTTTGTTGTTGAGTGATTTTGAAGATAAACTTAAAAAAGGAGATAATTTAATTTTTGCAGCATTTGGTGGTGGATTCACGTGGGGTTCTATCTACTTGAAATGGGCATACAACAAACAATAA
- the rpmF gene encoding 50S ribosomal protein L32: protein MAHPKRKISKTRRDKRRTHYKATVAQIATCPVTGEAHLYHRAYWHEGKMYYRGQVVIDKSVAVA from the coding sequence ATGGCACATCCTAAGAGAAAAATCTCCAAAACAAGAAGAGATAAAAGAAGAACTCATTATAAAGCAACTGTTGCTCAAATTGCGACTTGTCCTGTAACAGGTGAAGCGCATTTATACCACAGAGCTTACTGGCATGAAGGTAAAATGTATTACAGAGGACAAGTAGTTATTGATAAATCAGTAGCTGTTGCCTAA
- a CDS encoding YceD family protein, which yields MKSMNEYLIPFIGLKLGKHQFEFKISKKFFDEFSFDEFESCDVTVNVVLEKKTTMLEINFKHTGTVNVPCDLTGEPFDLPIKGKIKLVVQFGDEFNNDNDELLILPHGEHQIDLSQYIYEMIVLSVPHKRVHPGVKDGTLQTEALKKLNELQVKEIKEEEKKEDDIDPRWDKLKQLLTDK from the coding sequence ATGAAAAGTATGAATGAATATTTAATTCCTTTTATAGGATTAAAATTAGGAAAGCATCAGTTTGAATTTAAAATAAGCAAAAAGTTCTTTGACGAATTTAGTTTTGATGAATTCGAAAGTTGTGATGTAACAGTTAATGTTGTCTTGGAAAAGAAGACTACCATGTTGGAAATCAACTTTAAACATACTGGAACAGTGAACGTTCCGTGTGATTTAACTGGAGAGCCATTTGATTTGCCAATTAAAGGTAAAATAAAATTGGTGGTTCAGTTTGGTGACGAATTCAATAATGATAATGACGAATTATTGATACTGCCACATGGTGAACATCAAATTGATTTGTCTCAATACATTTATGAAATGATTGTATTATCAGTTCCACATAAAAGAGTTCATCCTGGCGTGAAAGACGGAACTTTACAAACAGAAGCATTGAAAAAACTGAATGAGTTACAAGTCAAAGAAATAAAAGAAGAAGAAAAAAAAGAAGATGATATTGACCCACGTTGGGACAAATTAAAACAACTATTAACGGATAAATAA
- the pdxA gene encoding 4-hydroxythreonine-4-phosphate dehydrogenase PdxA: MKKAENIIVGISIGDLNGIGSEVVLKTFNDSRMLELCTPVIFANVKVMSFIKKTLEFETPLHGIDQLDQVVLGKVNVLNIWKEGVDLNFGKNDDAVGKYAIKSFVAATKALKENKIDVLVTAPINKYNIQSEEFKFPGHTDYLDKELEGNALMLMVQDNLRIGLLTDHVPVNEVAKHLTEKLIFQKIETIKHSLIQDFGINKPKIAVLSLNPHAGDNGIIGKEDDEIVKPALKKLFEKGTLVFGPYAADGFFGSGQYEKYDAVIATYHDQGLIPFKTLSFGNGVNYTAGLNKIRTSPDHGTAYEIAGKGIADYNSFKEAVYLAIDIYNSRNEYQEISKNPLKTKEKQL, encoded by the coding sequence ATGAAAAAAGCAGAAAATATCATTGTCGGAATTTCTATCGGTGATTTGAACGGAATTGGCAGTGAAGTAGTTCTAAAGACTTTTAATGACTCTAGAATGTTAGAACTTTGTACGCCTGTTATTTTTGCTAACGTTAAAGTAATGTCTTTTATAAAAAAGACTTTGGAATTTGAAACTCCGTTACATGGTATTGACCAACTCGACCAAGTGGTTCTTGGTAAAGTCAACGTGCTTAATATTTGGAAAGAAGGAGTAGATTTAAATTTCGGAAAGAACGATGATGCTGTTGGTAAATACGCCATTAAATCATTTGTGGCAGCAACAAAAGCATTGAAAGAAAATAAAATAGATGTTTTAGTTACGGCTCCTATTAATAAATATAATATTCAATCAGAAGAATTTAAATTTCCTGGGCATACTGATTATTTGGACAAAGAACTTGAAGGAAATGCTTTGATGCTAATGGTTCAGGATAATTTAAGAATTGGACTTTTAACGGATCATGTTCCTGTGAATGAAGTAGCCAAACATTTGACAGAAAAGTTAATCTTCCAAAAAATAGAAACCATTAAACATAGTTTGATTCAGGATTTTGGCATTAACAAACCCAAAATTGCCGTTTTATCTTTGAATCCACATGCTGGAGACAATGGTATTATTGGCAAGGAAGATGATGAAATAGTAAAACCAGCATTAAAGAAATTATTTGAAAAGGGAACCTTAGTTTTTGGCCCTTATGCCGCGGATGGATTTTTTGGTAGTGGGCAATATGAAAAATATGACGCGGTTATTGCCACTTATCATGATCAAGGATTAATTCCGTTTAAGACCTTATCTTTTGGAAATGGTGTAAACTACACGGCGGGATTAAATAAAATAAGAACTTCACCAGATCATGGAACTGCTTATGAAATTGCTGGAAAAGGAATTGCTGATTATAATTCGTTTAAAGAAGCGGTTTACTTAGCGATTGATATTTATAATTCAAGAAATGAGTATCAAGAAATAAGCAAAAACCCACTGAAAACCAAAGAAAAACAGTTATAA